From one Dama dama isolate Ldn47 chromosome 4, ASM3311817v1, whole genome shotgun sequence genomic stretch:
- the LOC133054389 gene encoding serine/threonine-protein phosphatase 2A catalytic subunit beta isoform-like — translation MDDKAFTKDLDQWVEQLNECKQLNENQVRTLCEKAKEILTKESNVQEVRCPVTVCGDVHGQFHDLMELFRIGGKSPDTNYLFMGDYVDRGYYSVETVTLLVALKVRYPERITILRGNHESRQITQVYGFYDERLRKYGNANVWKYFTDLFDYLPLTALVDGQIFCLHGGLSPSIDTLDHIRALDRLQEVPHEGPMCDLLWSDPDDRGGWGISPRGAGYTFGQDISETFNHANGLTLVSRAHQLVMEGYNWCHDRNVVTIFSAPNYCYRCGNQAAIMELDDTLKYSFLQFDPAPRRGEPHVTRRTPDYFL, via the coding sequence ATGGACGACAAGGCGTTCACTAAGGACCTGGACCAGTGGGTCGAGCAGCTGAACGAGTGTAAACAGCTCAACGAGAACCAAGTCCGGACGCTGTGTGAAAAGGCTAAGGAAATTTTAACGAAAGAATCAAATGTGCAAGAGGTCCGTTGTCCTGTTACTGTCTGTGGAGATGTGCATGGTCAATTCCATGATCTTATGGAACTCTTCAGAATTGGTGGGAAGTCACCAGATACAAACTATCTGTTCATGGGTGACTATGTAGACAGAGGTTATTATTCTGTGGAGACGGTGACTCTTCTTGTGGCATTAAAGGTGCGTTATCCAGAACGCATCACAATACTGAGAGGAAACCACGAAAGCCGACAAATTACCCAAGTATATGGCTTTTATGACGAACGTCTGCGAAAGTATGGAAATGCCaatgtttggaaatattttacGGATCTCTTTGATTATCTGCCACTTACAGCTTTAGTAGATGGACAGATATTCTGCCTCCACGGTGGCCTCTCTCCATCCATAGATACACTGGATCATATAAGAGCCCTGGATCGTTTACAAGAAGTTCCACATGAGGGCCCAATGTGTGATCTGTTATGGTCAGACCCAGATGATCGTGGTGGGTGGGGTATTTCACCACGTGGTGCTGGCTACACGTTTGGACAAGATATTTCTGAAACATTTAACCATGCTAATGGTCTCACACTGGTTTCTCGCGCTCACCAACTTGTAATGGAGGGATACAATTGGTGTCACGATCGGAACGTGGTTACAATTTTCAGTGCACCCAATTACTGTTATCGTTGTGGGAACCAGGCTGCTATCATGGAATTAGATGACACTTTGAAATATTCCTTCCTTCAGTTTGACCCAGCACCCCGTCGTGGAGAGCCTCATGTGACCCGGCGCACCCCAGATTACTTCCTGTAA